A window from Prochlorococcus marinus CUG1435 encodes these proteins:
- a CDS encoding polysaccharide biosynthesis tyrosine autokinase produces MDKKDLDFESNIDIADITRTLTRRKKLLGFTTLTVLSLSIFLTTLQRIFNPLYSASFTILIDDPIDSTKAKPAAGFGGSVFNQVAGNTTFNDIPTLIEFLKSDLILKSTADKYKIPKGLLRKRITIKTGGTKRREAEGVLKVTVLSGSKNKTKNIATSLQNEYINAALTQRNRRFSDGLKFLDKQAPILEKQTLELQEKLAKFRVDNSIIVPFEEVKKSKEFEANAKIKILDLKTQLSLLNETKEKIEKGELVTEGFNKIIGKDTSNPDGLNISNDKSKLYNEFRTELANKRAIYSPKSQIIKSLESRLRKISPEILREQLSAINLAKEFYTKELKRIEQELKEIQLENMRLPNFINEYEDIQQRLLISKENLTSLIETREQFKLKIAQESFPWLIISPAKASRNPVSPSVPRNLLIGLFLSIISGITAAFVRDKFNNVYSDYLEAERDLKIPNLVTLPYISNFEGIKEDKKLMLDTLNKDLEKDEESNLERFFYQEAMRSLYTSIRFLKTDKEINSITISSSIPGEGKSLINILLAKTLSDIGKKVLLIDCDLRKPQVHTRLGINNTSGLSNLLSLDVEDWRKNIRKVDKLANLSVLTAGLIPPDPIRLLNSQRMRDLVKEIKASKEFDLILFDTPPLMGLADAVYVSDLTDGLLLVVSIGFVNKDLPKEAIKQLNKKNIKPVGFISNIRREEKGLTKNQTNNYSYSYRAYGSAYASQNESVKDTKEVEKPYLLRKLSELITWLDE; encoded by the coding sequence ATGGACAAAAAAGATCTAGATTTTGAAAGTAATATTGATATTGCGGATATTACTAGAACACTCACAAGAAGAAAAAAATTATTAGGATTTACAACTTTAACCGTTTTATCTTTAAGTATTTTTTTAACAACTTTACAAAGAATTTTTAATCCCTTATATTCTGCAAGTTTCACCATCCTAATTGATGATCCTATAGATAGTACAAAAGCGAAGCCAGCAGCAGGTTTTGGTGGTTCCGTATTCAATCAAGTCGCAGGTAATACGACATTTAATGATATTCCCACATTGATTGAGTTTTTAAAAAGTGATTTAATTTTAAAATCAACTGCTGATAAATATAAAATCCCAAAAGGATTACTTAGAAAAAGAATAACAATAAAAACAGGAGGCACCAAAAGAAGAGAAGCTGAAGGCGTACTTAAAGTGACTGTTTTGTCGGGAAGCAAAAACAAGACAAAAAATATAGCTACATCTCTTCAAAATGAATATATAAATGCAGCACTTACTCAGAGAAATAGGAGGTTCTCAGATGGATTAAAATTTCTTGACAAACAGGCTCCCATTTTAGAGAAACAGACACTTGAATTACAAGAAAAACTTGCTAAGTTCCGAGTAGATAATTCTATAATTGTCCCTTTTGAGGAAGTAAAAAAAAGTAAAGAATTCGAAGCTAATGCCAAGATTAAGATTCTTGATTTAAAAACTCAATTATCGCTATTAAATGAGACCAAAGAAAAAATTGAAAAAGGTGAATTAGTAACTGAAGGCTTTAACAAAATAATTGGGAAAGATACATCAAATCCTGATGGCTTAAATATTAGTAATGATAAAAGCAAACTTTATAATGAATTTAGAACTGAGTTGGCCAACAAAAGAGCTATTTATAGTCCTAAATCGCAAATAATAAAATCTTTAGAGTCAAGATTAAGAAAGATTAGTCCAGAAATCTTAAGAGAACAACTTTCAGCAATAAATTTGGCAAAAGAATTCTATACCAAAGAATTAAAAAGAATAGAACAAGAACTCAAAGAGATACAGCTTGAAAATATGAGATTACCAAATTTTATAAATGAATATGAAGATATTCAGCAAAGATTATTGATTTCAAAAGAAAATTTAACTTCTTTGATCGAAACAAGAGAACAATTTAAGCTTAAAATTGCCCAAGAAAGTTTTCCTTGGTTAATAATAAGTCCTGCTAAGGCATCAAGAAATCCAGTAAGTCCTTCTGTTCCAAGAAACCTTCTTATTGGATTATTCCTTTCAATTATTTCGGGAATTACAGCTGCTTTTGTAAGAGACAAATTCAATAACGTTTATTCAGATTACTTAGAAGCAGAGAGAGATCTGAAAATACCAAATCTTGTTACTCTTCCATATATTTCAAATTTCGAGGGTATAAAAGAAGATAAAAAATTAATGCTGGATACGCTTAATAAAGATCTCGAAAAGGATGAAGAATCTAATTTAGAAAGATTTTTCTATCAAGAAGCGATGAGAAGTCTATATACGTCTATAAGATTTTTAAAAACGGATAAGGAAATTAACTCAATTACCATTTCTAGTTCTATACCAGGCGAGGGAAAATCTTTAATAAATATTTTACTTGCCAAAACTTTATCTGATATAGGTAAAAAAGTTTTACTAATTGACTGCGATTTAAGAAAGCCACAAGTCCATACAAGACTAGGAATAAATAATACAAGTGGGCTCTCAAATCTCTTATCACTAGATGTTGAGGACTGGCGTAAAAATATTAGAAAAGTTGACAAACTTGCAAATCTTTCCGTATTAACGGCAGGCTTAATTCCACCAGATCCAATAAGACTTTTAAATTCACAAAGGATGAGGGATCTAGTTAAAGAAATTAAAGCCAGTAAAGAATTTGATTTAATTTTATTTGATACACCCCCCTTAATGGGTCTTGCTGACGCAGTTTATGTGAGCGATCTGACTGATGGCCTTTTATTAGTTGTATCAATAGGATTCGTGAATAAAGATCTCCCCAAAGAAGCAATCAAGCAACTTAATAAAAAGAATATCAAGCCAGTTGGATTTATATCAAACATTAGAAGGGAAGAAAAAGGACTAACAAAAAATCAAACTAATAATTATAGTTATAGTTACAGAGCATACGGTTCAGCTTATGCATCCCAAAATGAATCTGTAAAAGATACGAAAGAGGTGGAAAAACCCTATTTACTTAGAAAGTTGAGCGAACTAATTACTTGGCTAGATGAATAA
- a CDS encoding dual specificity protein phosphatase family protein has product MNNIRKSHFKFDWVLVDDIAIGTVPTKLIHLEKLKKEGIKGVLNLCGEEEAKCIDNLDDIFTFKRVILPDHRQKKLLTKDNIISALNELEKLNKLGPTFIHCLASMERSPIICMAWLMKKNEMDCFQAMDYLMMVHKGTSPLAEQFNVLKNI; this is encoded by the coding sequence ATGAATAATATAAGAAAATCCCATTTTAAATTTGATTGGGTTCTCGTTGATGATATTGCTATTGGAACTGTTCCAACTAAATTAATACATCTAGAGAAACTTAAGAAAGAGGGAATTAAGGGAGTTTTAAATTTATGCGGAGAAGAAGAAGCTAAATGTATTGATAATTTAGATGATATTTTTACATTCAAAAGAGTAATTCTTCCTGATCATAGGCAAAAAAAATTGTTGACCAAAGATAACATCATTTCTGCTTTAAATGAATTAGAAAAACTAAACAAATTAGGGCCAACTTTTATTCACTGTTTAGCTTCTATGGAGAGATCCCCAATCATTTGTATGGCTTGGTTGATGAAAAAAAATGAAATGGATTGTTTCCAAGCAATGGATTATTTAATGATGGTGCATAAAGGTACTTCACCTTTAGCAGAGCAGTTTAATGTTTTAAAAAACATATAA
- a CDS encoding glycosyltransferase: MLKVLHLNSNDNSGGAAKASYRINSSFGKLDKILIDSKMRVIKKTTNDNDIKGGAPIYQNKLQRKLHPYLTLFFKLGFKPTTQTGLSTCLINTGLGKEINNLYESKKIDIVNLHWLGDNTISISEIGKLKPPIVWTLHDQWPFCGTEHYSNSNYFGRTINEEERFISGYLKSDLEALENINDLNRTIWLKKKRLWRKKMNIVCPSKWMENCVKKSALMQNWSTNVIPNPIDVNFWIPINKTLAKKSLNLDPNKLMILYMSSSGKSSYRKGVDLFIKSINKLQQKFINNENENFELLIFGDSNPFEKSKPFLKYQFLGPQKDDITLRLIYSAADLFVISSRQDNLPNVGIESHSCGTPVVAFNTGGLEDIVDHEKTGLLANPFDTDSFSDLIYRILKEKDLRLEMSRKARERALRKWSMEVISALYFNLYKKIVF, from the coding sequence ATGTTAAAGGTTTTACATTTAAATTCAAATGATAATTCAGGTGGAGCAGCAAAGGCTTCATATAGGATCAATAGCTCATTTGGCAAATTAGATAAAATATTAATTGATTCAAAAATGCGAGTTATTAAGAAAACGACTAATGATAATGACATAAAAGGAGGTGCACCAATATACCAAAATAAATTACAAAGAAAATTGCATCCATATTTGACTTTATTTTTCAAACTAGGCTTTAAGCCAACTACTCAAACGGGATTATCAACTTGTCTAATAAATACTGGATTAGGTAAAGAAATAAATAATTTATATGAATCAAAGAAAATAGATATAGTTAATCTGCATTGGCTCGGTGATAATACTATTTCAATATCCGAAATTGGTAAATTAAAGCCCCCTATAGTTTGGACTTTGCATGATCAGTGGCCTTTTTGTGGTACTGAGCACTATTCAAATTCTAATTATTTTGGTAGAACTATAAATGAAGAAGAAAGATTTATATCTGGATATTTAAAGTCTGATTTAGAAGCTCTGGAAAATATCAATGATTTAAACAGAACTATATGGCTTAAGAAAAAGAGACTCTGGAGAAAAAAAATGAATATTGTTTGTCCAAGTAAGTGGATGGAAAATTGCGTAAAAAAAAGCGCCCTTATGCAAAATTGGTCAACTAATGTAATTCCTAATCCTATTGACGTCAATTTTTGGATTCCAATAAATAAAACCTTAGCAAAAAAATCATTAAATCTAGATCCTAATAAATTGATGATTCTTTACATGTCTAGTTCAGGTAAATCTTCATACAGAAAAGGTGTTGATTTATTTATTAAATCTATAAATAAACTTCAACAAAAATTTATAAATAATGAAAATGAAAATTTTGAATTATTAATTTTTGGAGATTCAAATCCTTTTGAAAAATCTAAACCATTTTTAAAATATCAGTTTTTAGGTCCTCAAAAAGACGATATTACTTTACGTTTAATTTATTCTGCAGCAGATTTATTTGTGATTTCTTCTCGACAAGATAATTTACCTAATGTTGGAATAGAATCTCATTCTTGTGGCACCCCAGTGGTGGCATTTAATACTGGCGGTTTAGAAGATATTGTAGATCATGAGAAAACAGGTTTATTAGCTAATCCATTTGATACTGATTCATTTTCTGATCTAATTTATAGAATTCTTAAAGAGAAAGATTTAAGATTAGAAATGAGTAGAAAGGCCAGAGAAAGAGCATTGCGCAAATGGTCAATGGAAGTAATTTCTGCGCTTTACTTTAACCTTTATAAGAAAATAGTTTTTTAA
- a CDS encoding oligosaccharide flippase family protein, whose translation MNKNIGSNLFWIYFRESSTIFLKVIVLAILSRNVAISDFGLLAIASIFIRFFSIICLKTIDSYVIFVKEKEDFQEKLNSAFWLDVLLGITCFLFLILFLPYYLKAYDSVVIYKKLELVVIVLAIQIPLDSLYRVPDAILSKNFKLKQIQIRDTCIKTFTSLLSILMALNGNGIWSLVIPVICTSSLKVVTSYITNNWRPKLYINFKHFGEIIKYSISIIGANLTSLIINEGDTLIIGKFLGTELLGIYNFSWQTSNIVKRTISGGISGLSLPILSKSNHDFKKLTDDFIYISRIIVITSAPIIITIAILSDNLILSLYGEKWTKSIVPLLILSFTQLRLLSTSQIIFLNQSIGKPFINFKLNLYCAPLYLISIFFATRYGIICVALTGTIVRILFCIVSWKITANLLKENFYILIRKIYSPLKLAFTNGLLLLIIKLNLINFIKNDLMILISGTIISMVITFLLINFIFKDIKSDLIRSFKIILPRNIFNKILIK comes from the coding sequence TTGAATAAAAATATTGGTTCAAATTTATTTTGGATTTATTTTAGAGAAAGTTCTACTATCTTCCTAAAAGTTATAGTTTTAGCAATATTATCTAGAAATGTAGCAATATCAGATTTTGGGTTATTAGCAATTGCGAGTATATTTATAAGATTTTTTAGTATCATCTGCCTCAAAACTATAGATAGTTATGTAATTTTTGTAAAAGAAAAAGAAGATTTCCAAGAAAAATTAAACTCAGCTTTTTGGTTAGATGTTTTATTAGGGATAACTTGTTTTCTTTTTCTTATTTTATTTCTTCCATATTATTTAAAAGCCTATGATTCAGTTGTTATTTATAAAAAACTAGAATTAGTTGTTATTGTATTAGCAATTCAAATACCATTAGACTCGCTATATAGAGTTCCAGATGCAATATTATCAAAAAATTTCAAATTAAAACAAATACAAATTAGAGATACATGTATAAAAACATTTACTTCTCTACTTTCAATCTTAATGGCATTAAATGGTAATGGAATCTGGAGTCTGGTAATTCCTGTCATTTGCACATCATCATTAAAAGTGGTGACATCTTACATAACAAATAATTGGAGACCTAAACTATATATAAACTTTAAACACTTTGGTGAAATAATAAAATACTCAATAAGTATTATTGGAGCAAACCTTACTAGTCTTATTATTAATGAAGGGGATACTTTAATTATTGGTAAATTTCTTGGAACAGAACTATTAGGTATATACAATTTCAGTTGGCAGACTTCGAATATTGTAAAAAGAACAATCTCAGGTGGGATTAGCGGATTATCTTTGCCTATTTTAAGTAAATCCAATCATGATTTTAAAAAACTAACTGATGATTTTATCTATATATCAAGAATAATTGTAATTACATCAGCTCCAATAATCATTACTATTGCTATCCTTTCTGACAATTTAATATTAAGTCTATATGGTGAAAAATGGACTAAGAGTATAGTACCGTTATTAATATTGAGTTTTACTCAATTAAGATTGCTTTCAACAAGTCAAATTATATTTCTAAATCAATCAATTGGTAAGCCTTTTATTAATTTTAAACTTAATTTATATTGTGCACCACTTTATTTAATTTCAATATTTTTTGCAACAAGATATGGAATAATATGCGTTGCATTAACAGGAACAATAGTAAGAATATTATTTTGCATAGTAAGTTGGAAAATAACAGCGAACCTTTTAAAAGAAAATTTTTATATTTTAATTCGCAAAATTTATAGTCCCTTAAAATTAGCTTTTACAAACGGTTTGTTATTACTAATAATTAAATTGAATTTAATAAACTTTATAAAAAATGATCTAATGATTCTTATCTCAGGCACGATAATATCTATGGTTATTACATTTCTTCTTATAAATTTCATATTCAAAGATATAAAATCAGATTTAATAAGATCATTTAAAATTATTTTGCCAAGAAATATTTTTAACAAAATTTTAATTAAATAA
- a CDS encoding polysaccharide pyruvyl transferase family protein produces the protein MKSIKWDKIEITDKTIEKKYNKYLIFEPKNRNELIETKEFLEKHISIEICLIILNLDLVRFLNTFPKTFKNVKTFLIYYPLMKDNFSNNDSFEISSFLSRIANQKGIKSNYLNDFYNKKGYELLLNQKNIDNKIKKYMLSEFNLIKFSNKKILKNIESEMSSIINKGISNNMHKFINFPVEQKTYRKLKLYIYKVIYSLRNIINKINFSVIISRKKKSTNPRKWKNVLITGWYGTETTGDKAILGEIINRIQFYNPEMKIKISTIDLLLSWQTRIEMNLNVEFINITEMSNFIKNSQIDSLILGGGPIMYTRFLKEISECFRISQLKKMNNIIFGCGIGPIKNKNTENIIKKIFNNTDKAIFRDKESHDLAIRFGLESEKSYIGCDPALKYIKDISENFGKSGKVKTTSLLIREPTKEYNFHDLDSFAISKEMIKQLFSKYFLDHIARPISMHMYFRGIDDRCINNNIVKELNKSDYYNSYEYKDIFSIIKEIKNSDLTIVMRYHAHIFSLGLGVPFLSVDYTGKSGKIKNLLRSIKMEDYIISDKLFNKNIIEELLSEDHTNKLVKKRDELVNKLVTCYDKIWGS, from the coding sequence ATGAAATCTATAAAATGGGATAAGATTGAAATTACAGATAAGACTATAGAAAAAAAATACAATAAATATTTGATATTCGAACCTAAAAACAGGAATGAGTTAATAGAAACTAAGGAATTTTTAGAAAAACATATTTCAATTGAAATATGTTTAATAATATTAAATCTTGATTTAGTTAGATTTTTGAATACTTTTCCAAAAACATTTAAAAATGTGAAAACATTTTTGATTTATTATCCTTTAATGAAAGATAATTTTTCCAATAATGATTCTTTCGAAATATCTAGTTTTTTAAGTAGAATAGCCAATCAAAAAGGCATTAAATCCAATTACTTAAATGATTTCTATAACAAGAAGGGTTATGAATTATTACTTAACCAGAAAAATATCGATAATAAAATAAAAAAATATATGCTAAGCGAATTTAACTTAATAAAGTTCTCAAATAAAAAGATATTAAAAAATATTGAATCAGAAATGAGCTCAATCATAAATAAAGGAATCTCTAATAATATGCATAAGTTTATTAATTTTCCAGTAGAACAAAAAACCTATCGAAAATTAAAATTATACATATACAAAGTAATCTATTCGCTTAGAAATATTATTAATAAAATCAACTTCTCAGTAATAATATCTCGCAAAAAAAAATCAACTAATCCTAGAAAATGGAAAAATGTTCTTATTACTGGATGGTATGGAACTGAAACAACAGGAGATAAAGCAATATTAGGAGAAATTATAAATAGAATCCAGTTCTATAATCCTGAAATGAAAATAAAAATTTCGACAATAGATTTGCTTTTAAGTTGGCAAACAAGAATTGAAATGAATTTAAATGTTGAATTCATTAATATTACTGAAATGAGTAATTTTATTAAAAATTCTCAAATTGATTCTTTAATTTTAGGGGGTGGTCCAATAATGTATACAAGATTCCTAAAAGAAATTAGTGAATGTTTTAGAATTTCGCAATTAAAAAAAATGAATAACATTATTTTTGGATGTGGAATTGGACCAATAAAAAATAAAAATACTGAAAATATTATTAAAAAAATTTTTAATAATACTGATAAAGCAATTTTTAGAGATAAAGAAAGTCACGATTTAGCTATTAGATTTGGTTTAGAAAGTGAAAAGTCCTATATAGGTTGCGATCCTGCACTTAAATATATAAAAGATATTTCTGAAAATTTTGGAAAGTCAGGTAAGGTCAAAACCACTTCTTTGCTTATAAGAGAGCCAACTAAAGAATATAATTTTCATGATTTAGATTCATTTGCGATAAGTAAAGAAATGATTAAACAATTATTTTCTAAATATTTTTTAGATCATATTGCTCGTCCTATTTCTATGCATATGTATTTTAGAGGAATAGATGACAGATGCATTAATAATAATATTGTTAAAGAATTAAATAAATCAGATTATTATAATTCCTATGAATATAAAGATATTTTTTCAATTATAAAAGAAATAAAAAACTCAGACTTAACAATAGTTATGAGATACCATGCACATATATTTTCTCTTGGTTTAGGAGTACCTTTTTTAAGCGTTGACTATACTGGAAAATCTGGAAAAATTAAAAATTTACTTAGATCGATAAAAATGGAAGATTATATTATAAGTGATAAATTATTTAATAAAAATATTATTGAGGAATTATTAAGTGAAGATCATACAAATAAATTAGTTAAGAAAAGGGATGAATTAGTAAATAAACTTGTCACTTGCTACGATAAAATTTGGGGTTCTTAG
- a CDS encoding glycosyltransferase: MKSKIKKDPLVSIITPSFNDAEFILDNIKSVKNQNWKNIEHIIFDGKSTDKTLSILKKSKDIIWFSEKDSGQSNAINKALKLVKGEYIGWLNSDDSYNHHAIKRSINFLENNKDIDLIYTDVNIINKNNKVFGVSKGREFSLENLLVNNPIKQPGVFFRRNILDEIEGLNENLHYVMDRYFWLKIFYKNKSIKYIPYWINANFRLIEGTKSYDSIDKFKDEWISVLENSEECKFYKKTKGNLINRAINKTKSSKYMYLMNKNLTKKNLFFALVYFIKCIYHNIYILNNLGFYKLIYRSFVKGEYNPSQKYLK; the protein is encoded by the coding sequence ATGAAATCAAAAATCAAAAAAGATCCATTAGTCAGCATTATTACCCCATCATTTAATGATGCTGAATTCATTTTGGACAACATAAAAAGTGTCAAAAATCAAAATTGGAAGAATATTGAACATATAATATTCGATGGCAAATCAACTGATAAAACATTAAGTATATTAAAAAAATCAAAAGATATAATATGGTTTAGTGAAAAAGATTCCGGACAAAGCAATGCTATAAATAAGGCCTTAAAACTGGTTAAAGGAGAATATATAGGTTGGTTAAATTCAGATGATAGTTACAATCATCATGCTATTAAAAGGTCAATAAATTTTCTAGAAAATAATAAAGATATTGATTTAATTTATACTGATGTAAATATTATTAATAAGAATAATAAAGTTTTTGGGGTTAGCAAAGGTAGGGAGTTCAGTCTTGAAAATCTATTAGTTAATAACCCTATTAAACAGCCGGGAGTTTTTTTTAGAAGAAATATTCTTGATGAAATCGAGGGTTTAAATGAAAATCTTCATTATGTTATGGATAGATACTTTTGGTTAAAAATCTTTTATAAAAATAAATCAATCAAATATATTCCTTATTGGATAAATGCAAATTTCCGACTAATAGAGGGAACGAAATCATATGATTCAATAGATAAATTTAAAGACGAATGGATAAGTGTTTTAGAAAATAGTGAAGAATGTAAATTTTATAAAAAAACAAAGGGTAATTTAATTAACAGGGCAATAAATAAAACAAAATCATCAAAATATATGTACCTAATGAATAAAAACTTAACTAAAAAAAATCTTTTTTTTGCTTTAGTTTATTTTATTAAATGTATTTATCACAATATTTATATTTTAAATAATTTAGGTTTTTATAAATTAATTTATAGAAGTTTTGTAAAGGGCGAATATAACCCTTCCCAAAAATACTTAAAGTAA
- a CDS encoding tetratricopeptide repeat protein, whose product MRESKKNKEEIGSDFEKLSVSSSLGVIKENNSFNSNNLSKPSKQQIIKQAFQFHSKGKILEAAKLYQYFINQGFNDHRVFSNFGIILKDLGKLKEAEALFRKAIEIKPDYAQAYSNMGIILKDLGKLKEAEFSFRKAIEIKPDYAQAYFNLGNIMKDLGKLKEAEFSYCKAIEIKPDYAQAYSNLGNIMKDLGKLKEAEFSYCKAIELKPKFTDAIMNRWLLFFDQGKFDLALKDAESCDTKRSRACTLETLYALGRIDEVYKKIEKTSKLDDTNIRLAAFSSFISEQEKKDTSNNFCRNPLKFLYFSNLKFHHKDYAEFIKKIINELDSIKTIWEPHKKATHGGFQTPVHINLFSNPSKNISILKSIILNELDAYYLKFEKELCSYIQKWPSNRNLKAWHVILKKQGYQEAHIHPAGWLSGVIYLKVVPPLGMNEGAIEFSLNGRNYSNINSPKLIHRPEAGDIVLFPSSLHHRTIPFTSDFDRIVMAFDLLPN is encoded by the coding sequence ATGAGAGAGAGTAAAAAAAATAAAGAGGAAATTGGCTCTGATTTTGAAAAATTATCAGTTTCGTCTTCTCTGGGAGTAATTAAAGAAAATAATAGTTTTAACTCAAATAACCTTTCCAAACCTTCTAAACAGCAAATAATTAAACAGGCATTTCAATTTCATTCAAAAGGAAAAATTTTAGAAGCAGCTAAACTTTATCAATATTTCATTAACCAAGGTTTTAATGATCATAGGGTTTTTTCTAATTTTGGGATCATATTGAAAGATCTTGGCAAATTAAAAGAAGCAGAAGCTTTATTCCGCAAAGCTATTGAAATAAAACCTGATTACGCTCAAGCATATTCTAATATGGGAATCATATTGAAAGATCTTGGCAAATTAAAAGAAGCAGAATTTTCATTCCGCAAAGCTATTGAAATAAAACCTGATTACGCCCAGGCATATTTCAATCTAGGAAACATAATGAAAGATCTTGGCAAATTAAAAGAAGCAGAATTTTCATACTGTAAAGCTATTGAAATAAAACCTGATTACGCCCAGGCATATTCCAATCTAGGAAACATAATGAAAGATCTTGGCAAATTAAAAGAAGCAGAATTTTCATACTGTAAAGCTATTGAACTGAAACCAAAATTCACTGATGCAATAATGAATAGATGGTTATTATTTTTTGATCAAGGAAAGTTTGATTTGGCATTGAAAGATGCAGAGTCTTGTGATACCAAGCGATCAAGGGCATGTACCTTAGAAACCCTTTATGCATTAGGAAGAATTGATGAGGTCTACAAGAAAATTGAAAAAACTTCTAAATTGGATGATACAAATATAAGATTGGCTGCTTTTTCTTCATTTATTTCAGAACAAGAAAAGAAAGATACCTCAAATAATTTTTGCAGAAACCCGCTAAAATTTTTATATTTTTCAAATCTAAAATTTCATCATAAAGACTATGCAGAATTTATAAAAAAAATAATTAATGAACTGGATAGTATTAAAACTATTTGGGAGCCTCACAAAAAGGCAACTCATGGAGGCTTTCAAACTCCAGTGCATATTAATTTATTTTCCAACCCATCTAAAAATATCTCAATTCTTAAATCTATTATTTTAAATGAATTAGATGCTTATTATTTAAAGTTTGAAAAAGAATTATGTTCCTATATTCAAAAATGGCCCTCCAATAGGAATTTAAAAGCGTGGCATGTAATTCTTAAAAAGCAAGGATATCAAGAAGCACATATACATCCTGCTGGATGGCTAAGTGGAGTTATCTACTTGAAGGTTGTACCTCCACTTGGAATGAATGAGGGGGCAATTGAATTTAGTTTAAATGGTAGGAATTATTCCAATATCAACTCCCCAAAATTAATACATCGACCAGAGGCAGGAGATATAGTTTTGTTCCCCTCTTCTCTTCATCATAGAACAATCCCTTTCACTTCAGATTTTGATCGAATAGTGATGGCATTTGACTTGTTGCCAAATTGA
- a CDS encoding adenine phosphoribosyltransferase: MDFHELIETHNDFPKKGIKYKDVLPILRSPDNFSCLIEKMSDFDFFKKSDAIIAIDARGFIFGSGIALKLQKPLVLARKPGKLPGELISSSYNLEYGQNTLCIQKDGIRDFSSFAIVDDLLATGGTVGCVAKLLKSQKKIITGLAVVVQLIELKGKLKFNFPTSAILSI, encoded by the coding sequence ATGGATTTTCACGAATTAATTGAGACACATAATGATTTTCCTAAAAAAGGAATTAAATATAAGGATGTTTTACCAATACTTAGAAGCCCAGATAATTTTTCATGTTTGATTGAAAAAATGTCTGATTTTGATTTTTTTAAAAAATCTGATGCAATTATTGCTATAGATGCGAGAGGTTTTATCTTTGGCTCTGGAATTGCCTTAAAACTACAAAAACCTTTGGTTCTTGCTCGAAAGCCTGGAAAGTTACCTGGAGAGTTGATTTCCTCTTCTTATAATCTTGAATATGGGCAAAATACATTATGTATACAAAAAGATGGAATTAGGGATTTTTCTTCATTTGCAATAGTGGACGATTTATTAGCAACAGGCGGAACTGTCGGTTGTGTAGCTAAGCTACTTAAATCACAAAAGAAAATTATTACTGGTTTAGCTGTAGTTGTTCAGTTAATTGAATTGAAAGGAAAATTAAAATTTAATTTTCCAACATCTGCAATATTATCTATCTAA